The following coding sequences are from one Candidatus Zixiibacteriota bacterium window:
- a CDS encoding phosphotransferase, with protein MDRRSREAFAAGRTALLSEAAREWDFEPRTAAELDGFENHIFEVARGGRPFVLRLCHSLHRTAALVCAELHWLDFLARRGLPVAAPVPGRGGALARVIPAADSFFVASLCAKAPGRRPLRSDYSDRFFENWGELVGRIHRVTREYLPLAPPVRRFHWHEDPTLDPAPYRPAVDDDVLARFARIVAQLRALPVDRTAYGLIHNDLHPGNFFIDGDCLTAFDFDDCHYQFLVNDVAMALFYALPLPARPRTAEAFAETFLPPFLRGYRRHAALGPEDLRRLPMFLKLRELDLYSQIVLHLGADVGGWPGAYLEGRRDRILADRPVVDLDFAEF; from the coding sequence GTGGACCGACGATCCCGTGAGGCATTCGCAGCCGGCCGAACCGCGCTGCTTTCGGAAGCGGCGCGCGAGTGGGATTTTGAGCCGCGCACGGCCGCCGAACTGGATGGCTTCGAGAACCACATCTTTGAGGTCGCGCGCGGCGGGCGTCCGTTCGTGCTCCGTCTGTGCCACTCGCTCCACCGTACGGCCGCGCTCGTCTGCGCTGAATTGCACTGGCTGGACTTCCTGGCCCGGCGCGGGTTGCCCGTGGCCGCGCCCGTTCCCGGCCGCGGCGGCGCCCTCGCCCGCGTGATCCCCGCCGCCGACTCCTTCTTCGTTGCCTCACTCTGTGCGAAAGCCCCCGGCCGGAGACCGCTCCGGAGCGACTACAGCGACCGCTTCTTCGAAAACTGGGGGGAGCTGGTCGGCCGGATCCACCGCGTCACCCGGGAGTACCTGCCGCTCGCGCCGCCGGTCCGGCGCTTCCACTGGCATGAGGACCCGACGCTCGACCCGGCGCCCTATCGCCCGGCCGTCGACGACGACGTCCTCGCCCGCTTCGCCCGGATCGTGGCGCAGCTCAGGGCGCTGCCGGTCGATCGTACGGCCTACGGTCTGATCCACAACGACCTTCACCCCGGCAATTTCTTCATCGACGGCGACTGTCTGACGGCGTTCGATTTCGACGATTGCCACTACCAGTTTCTGGTCAATGATGTAGCGATGGCCCTGTTTTATGCCTTGCCCTTGCCCGCTCGGCCGAGGACCGCCGAGGCGTTCGCGGAGACGTTCCTTCCGCCGTTCCTCCGCGGTTACCGCCGTCACGCCGCGCTGGGGCCGGAGGACCTGCGGCGTCTCCCGATGTTCCTCAAACTCCGCGAGCTCGACCTCTACAGCCAGATTGTGCTTCACCTCGGAGCCGACGTCGGCGGCTGGCCCGGCGCGTACCTCGAGGGGCGGCGCGACCGCATCCTCGCCGATCGCCCGGTCGTCGACCTGGATTTCGCGGAATTTTGA
- a CDS encoding DMT family transporter, which yields MPTKPSRPGPAGALAAQRRTGYLLALISAVGGGAATATGKWNLVHLSPLAMNALIFSLATVMLSAWVLPGYGPARVFRQTRRAWFWILLFSLSSWFAVLLVWAGVQKMDPSLASFLNRSEVLVAIALGILFLGERLSRIETLGVLLSLAGIALMRLTLRGEYSVGFGLVLLGSIGFGLTEFISKHAVRHVDPLILTYIRNGLLALGYWAVLFAAGGDLAGLAQVWPGVIALALFGPLVSRLFYLQALARLELTKVAVISQSQPVVVMLIALALLHQLPTAREALGGLLLLIGCVIMAAAHRRPWARFGQQADTRAG from the coding sequence ATGCCGACCAAGCCGAGCCGCCCCGGACCGGCCGGCGCGCTTGCGGCGCAACGGCGCACCGGTTACCTTTTGGCGCTGATTTCGGCGGTTGGGGGCGGGGCGGCCACGGCGACCGGGAAATGGAACCTTGTGCACCTCTCCCCCCTGGCCATGAACGCGCTGATTTTCTCGCTGGCGACGGTGATGTTGTCGGCGTGGGTGCTGCCCGGCTACGGTCCGGCGCGGGTTTTCCGGCAGACCCGGCGCGCCTGGTTCTGGATTCTCCTGTTCAGCCTCTCGTCCTGGTTCGCCGTCCTCCTGGTGTGGGCCGGCGTCCAGAAGATGGATCCATCGCTGGCCTCCTTCCTCAACCGGTCGGAGGTGCTGGTGGCGATCGCGCTCGGCATTCTGTTCCTCGGGGAGCGGCTCAGCCGGATCGAGACGCTGGGGGTGCTGCTGTCGCTGGCCGGGATCGCGCTCATGCGGCTGACGCTGCGGGGGGAATACTCGGTCGGGTTCGGGCTCGTGCTCCTGGGGTCGATCGGTTTCGGCCTCACCGAGTTCATTTCCAAGCACGCGGTGCGGCATGTCGACCCGCTGATCCTGACATACATCCGCAACGGACTGCTCGCGCTGGGGTACTGGGCGGTGCTGTTCGCCGCGGGCGGCGATCTGGCGGGACTCGCCCAGGTGTGGCCCGGGGTGATCGCCCTGGCGCTGTTCGGGCCGCTCGTCTCCCGGCTGTTCTACCTGCAGGCGCTGGCCCGGTTGGAACTCACCAAGGTGGCGGTGATCAGCCAGAGCCAGCCGGTGGTGGTGATGCTCATCGCGCTGGCGCTCTTGCACCAGTTGCCGACGGCGCGGGAGGCGCTCGGCGGGTTGCTGCTCCTGATCGGCTGCGTCATCATGGCCGCCGCGCATCGGAGGCCGTGGGCGCGATTCGGGCAACAGGCGGACACCCGGGCCGGATAG
- a CDS encoding DUF3298 domain-containing protein: MAARHYAILSISAAALLPAACGSDQDRFPTITYEMKTIERRFGTEGDTVNGFAYLNVTYPEVTAASERGVADSVSARVWQFLLRPMAGAGTFETVDDMAKEFIRNFKDRPDPARTASYGWTWLRKARVETDTLGILGVSLVETRYQGPEDQHAERRYVNFDARTGRLLALSDLLIPGGDTLLNRTAEQAFRRARRLDLVESLAAAGFAFDSTAGFRHNGNFLITPKGLAFYVNRGEAGKEELGPTGYTVPYTDLAALARPDGPLTPFVAPPPGL; encoded by the coding sequence ATGGCGGCGCGACATTACGCGATTCTCTCGATCAGCGCGGCGGCCCTCCTGCCCGCGGCCTGCGGTTCCGACCAGGACCGCTTCCCCACAATCACGTATGAGATGAAAACGATCGAGCGGCGGTTCGGCACCGAGGGAGACACGGTCAACGGTTTCGCCTACCTCAACGTGACCTACCCGGAGGTCACGGCAGCCTCGGAGAGAGGGGTCGCCGACTCGGTCTCCGCGCGCGTCTGGCAGTTCCTCCTGCGGCCGATGGCGGGAGCGGGCACGTTCGAGACGGTCGACGACATGGCCAAGGAGTTCATCCGGAATTTCAAGGACCGGCCGGATCCCGCGCGGACAGCCAGCTACGGCTGGACGTGGTTGCGGAAAGCCCGGGTGGAGACCGACACGCTCGGCATCTTGGGAGTGAGCCTGGTGGAGACCCGGTACCAGGGTCCGGAGGACCAGCATGCGGAGCGGCGGTATGTCAATTTCGACGCCCGGACGGGCCGGCTGCTCGCCCTGAGCGACCTGCTGATTCCCGGCGGCGACACACTTCTCAACCGAACCGCCGAGCAGGCGTTCCGGCGCGCCCGCAGACTCGATCTCGTGGAGTCGCTGGCCGCGGCCGGGTTTGCGTTCGATTCCACGGCCGGTTTCCGTCACAACGGAAACTTCCTCATCACCCCGAAAGGCTTGGCCTTCTATGTCAACCGCGGCGAGGCGGGCAAGGAGGAATTGGGCCCGACCGGCTACACGGTCCCCTATACCGACCTGGCGGCGCTCGCCCGCCCCGATGGTCCCCTGACCCCCTTTGTCGCGCCCCCACCGGGGCTGTAG